CGATGTATTTCAACTGCGCGTATTGAAAGACCTCCTTATTGGTATTGATGAGGTCCGCGTATCTCTCCTCGGCGGTTTGATTGATCAGGGACAAGGTCCTTTTCTTAAAAGCAGCGAAGTCCTTTACCAGCATCGTACGCCCGAACTCGCGAAACTCCGGTATCGTATGAAAAAGCCTGTTCGAGTGCTCAAAAGAGATCAGGAAGCCCTCACAGTCGGTCAGCGCCTGTATATTTTCCATGGCCTTTGCGCCGGTAAACAAAGAAGTAGGTTCGCCGACAGGTATATTACTATGGAAAAAATCAGTGGTTACCTCCTCTCCATCGAGGTTGTGGGTAAACGCCCGCATAAATCCGTTTGTCAAAAAGTAATGATGCGTTGCAATCTTTCCCTCCTTTATGAAGAG
This region of Dinghuibacter silviterrae genomic DNA includes:
- a CDS encoding Crp/Fnr family transcriptional regulator is translated as MSKDAIKTFIRDTLSISRLSISGERLDEIVSLYEPHSFARNDLFIKEGKIATHHYFLTNGFMRAFTHNLDGEEVTTDFFHSNIPVGEPTSLFTGAKAMENIQALTDCEGFLISFEHSNRLFHTIPEFREFGRTMLVKDFAAFKKRTLSLINQTAEERYADLINTNKEVFQYAQLKYIASYLGITDSSLSRIRKEYSKK